In the genome of Pseudoglutamicibacter cumminsii, one region contains:
- a CDS encoding sigma-70 family RNA polymerase sigma factor encodes MKVTFKHEADNNKNESITDTFDIDPGEFALMIATDRQQRAAATGVPLDQVKPCTPQKILDELWNAEEAATHQAVRADRGKGKKKCTCGAGCGPRRGCRVPNNKPFSYEQMLEIDLDPASPGISAEDQVIEREDSVERACDLEVMRDVIAGLDSQHREVMTRLLATDKLNQAQVARDMGLTRARVSQLVAEVKPLIRQAVEEARFNTSSGVGSGVKGEANRAAPANEEER; translated from the coding sequence ATGAAGGTCACCTTCAAGCACGAAGCAGATAACAACAAGAACGAGTCCATCACTGACACTTTCGACATTGACCCTGGCGAGTTCGCTCTCATGATCGCAACCGACCGCCAGCAACGCGCCGCCGCTACTGGTGTTCCGCTCGACCAGGTTAAGCCCTGCACACCGCAGAAGATTCTGGACGAGTTGTGGAACGCAGAAGAAGCGGCCACGCATCAGGCGGTTCGCGCCGATCGCGGCAAGGGTAAGAAGAAATGTACGTGTGGGGCTGGGTGCGGTCCTCGACGTGGATGCCGCGTCCCGAATAACAAGCCGTTTTCGTATGAGCAGATGCTCGAGATCGATCTTGACCCTGCTTCACCGGGTATCAGCGCTGAAGACCAGGTCATCGAACGCGAGGACAGTGTCGAGCGTGCCTGTGATCTCGAGGTGATGCGTGACGTCATCGCTGGTTTGGATTCGCAGCATCGTGAGGTGATGACGCGTCTGCTTGCAACCGACAAGCTCAATCAGGCGCAGGTGGCGCGCGATATGGGGTTGACCCGTGCTCGGGTATCGCAGCTGGTGGCAGAGGTAAAACCGCTGATCCGGCAGGCGGTTGAGGAGGCCCGATTTAACACTTCGAGCGGTGTCGGCAGTGGGGTGAAGGGAGAAGCCAACCGGGCTGCTCCCGCAAATGAGGAAGAAAGGTAA